In Methylomonas sp. ZR1, one DNA window encodes the following:
- a CDS encoding DUF4194 domain-containing protein, with amino-acid sequence MTETDLEMAPQYDLSALVIPLLKGVIYQETDGGLWNALLNLQARVRDYVAVLGLELVLDEAESYAFLRSRQADAEDDEAVAKLPRLIARRPLSFPVSLLLALLRKRLAEFDRGGGETRLVLSREDIVELIRVFLPPRSNEARLIDQIETHINKVVELGFLRKLKAASGQSANYEVRRILKAFVDAQWLSEFDARLAEYQTQLVSGGEVGE; translated from the coding sequence ATGACGGAAACCGACCTAGAGATGGCGCCGCAATACGACCTGTCGGCCTTGGTCATTCCGTTATTGAAAGGCGTGATCTACCAGGAAACCGACGGCGGCCTTTGGAATGCCTTGCTGAATCTGCAAGCCAGGGTGCGGGATTACGTGGCGGTGTTGGGTTTGGAGTTGGTGTTGGATGAGGCCGAGAGTTATGCGTTTTTGCGTTCGCGGCAGGCGGATGCCGAAGACGACGAAGCGGTCGCCAAGTTGCCGCGTTTGATCGCGCGGCGGCCGTTGTCGTTTCCGGTCAGCTTGCTGTTGGCGCTACTGCGCAAGCGTTTGGCCGAGTTCGACCGCGGTGGCGGCGAGACTCGGTTGGTCTTATCGCGCGAGGACATCGTCGAGTTGATCCGGGTGTTTTTGCCGCCACGCAGCAACGAGGCGCGGCTGATCGATCAGATCGAAACTCATATCAACAAGGTGGTCGAACTGGGTTTCTTGCGCAAACTCAAGGCGGCTTCCGGGCAGTCGGCCAATTACGAAGTCAGGCGGATATTGAAAGCTTTCGTCGATGCTCAATGGCTGTCGGAATTCGATGCCCGGCTGGCGGAGTATCAAACGCAGTTAGTTAGCGGCGGGGAAGTCGGAGAGTGA
- a CDS encoding N-acetylmuramidase family protein — MKRRSTKENLLKASVGEGAANDPKDVLIVEYLFNICNSVIRRPFPEAGRCSTDLILEIRRFQRNELRYPHADGRVDPAGRTLHALVEKARTLRPKRTDLNKSSRPYLAGGSWCGPSGEVAGLLEFLEFKRPPASQQTQEPGTAHRAVVDSYLSLRERAAAGKLHRLKAAVNSGGSFSKLTDADFQAALAALGNGITLAMVKAFAEVESGGKSGFGPAGLPVIAFEGHWFRKLTNKKYDQTHPMLSYKYVKKAGPEWQANNKDQETAWKTLNDAIALDSDAALQACSWGMFQVMGFNFKDCGFSKVEDFVASMKAGERGQLDAFVGWCKAKPARLQALKDKKFATIATLYNGEDYGNYDVLLEQAYKRHGGS; from the coding sequence ATGAAGCGAAGAAGTACGAAAGAAAACCTTTTGAAGGCATCTGTGGGAGAAGGCGCAGCCAACGACCCCAAGGACGTCCTAATCGTCGAATATCTATTCAATATCTGCAACAGCGTCATTCGCCGGCCGTTTCCGGAAGCCGGGCGTTGTTCTACTGATTTGATCCTGGAAATTCGCCGCTTTCAGCGCAACGAACTTAGATATCCTCATGCCGACGGGCGCGTGGATCCGGCGGGTAGAACTCTCCACGCCTTGGTCGAAAAGGCGCGGACGCTACGACCTAAACGTACCGATCTGAACAAATCGTCGCGCCCCTATCTGGCCGGAGGTTCTTGGTGCGGTCCCAGTGGTGAGGTCGCCGGATTATTGGAATTCTTGGAATTTAAAAGGCCGCCTGCCAGCCAGCAAACGCAAGAGCCCGGTACAGCGCACCGCGCGGTTGTTGATAGCTATTTGTCCTTGCGGGAGCGCGCTGCGGCCGGCAAGCTTCACCGTCTCAAAGCGGCCGTCAATAGTGGCGGTTCATTTTCCAAGTTGACCGATGCGGATTTTCAGGCGGCGTTGGCGGCTCTGGGTAACGGCATTACCCTGGCCATGGTCAAGGCCTTTGCCGAAGTGGAGTCGGGCGGGAAAAGCGGATTCGGACCCGCCGGCCTACCGGTCATTGCCTTCGAAGGGCATTGGTTTAGGAAATTGACGAATAAGAAATACGACCAAACGCATCCCATGTTGTCTTACAAATATGTCAAGAAAGCGGGGCCGGAGTGGCAAGCCAATAATAAGGATCAGGAAACCGCCTGGAAAACCCTCAACGACGCCATCGCCTTGGATTCCGACGCTGCGTTGCAGGCTTGTTCGTGGGGTATGTTTCAAGTAATGGGCTTCAACTTCAAAGATTGCGGCTTTAGCAAAGTCGAGGACTTTGTCGCATCCATGAAAGCGGGCGAACGCGGGCAACTCGATGCTTTCGTTGGCTGGTGCAAGGCCAAACCTGCTCGCTTACAAGCCCTTAAAGACAAGAAATTCGCGACCATTGCGACCTTATACAACGGAGAGGATTATGGAAATTATGATGTTTTGCTTGAACAAGCCTACAAGCGCCACGGGGGAAGCTGA
- a CDS encoding SH3 domain-containing protein, translating into MFNRFGFIMAILMATEVGAVETNQFHSGVYEQLRLAVAPDGQITGYYREEQGEGVSKTCSFYLRGQSNGDSASLTTWNVDHFPGELRIQAAGVNLKVEHGNEHPGCGMLLPPAIEQGLNYDKVTETQWTELRVISSPKTYFHSEPKADAKLKSYLVKGDVVGVVGAEGDWLQVEYPGTKKMIRGWISNSDLAVFKSGQ; encoded by the coding sequence ATGTTTAATCGTTTTGGTTTCATCATGGCAATATTGATGGCGACCGAAGTCGGAGCCGTCGAAACCAACCAATTTCACTCGGGTGTTTATGAGCAACTCCGCTTGGCGGTGGCGCCGGACGGCCAAATTACCGGTTACTATCGTGAAGAGCAAGGGGAAGGCGTGAGCAAAACCTGCAGCTTTTACCTGCGTGGACAATCAAATGGAGATTCGGCCTCGCTGACGACATGGAATGTCGATCACTTTCCCGGCGAACTCCGCATCCAAGCCGCCGGAGTCAATTTGAAGGTGGAGCACGGTAACGAACATCCAGGATGCGGAATGCTGTTGCCACCGGCCATCGAACAAGGCCTGAATTACGATAAGGTGACGGAAACTCAATGGACAGAGTTGAGGGTCATATCGAGTCCCAAGACTTACTTCCATTCCGAACCTAAGGCTGATGCCAAGCTCAAGTCTTATTTGGTGAAAGGGGATGTTGTTGGCGTGGTGGGTGCCGAGGGAGACTGGCTGCAGGTTGAGTACCCAGGGACAAAGAAAATGATCCGCGGCTGGATCAGTAACAGTGATTTAGCCGTATTTAAGTCAGGTCAATAG